Proteins encoded by one window of Hylaeus volcanicus isolate JK05 chromosome 7, UHH_iyHylVolc1.0_haploid, whole genome shotgun sequence:
- the LOC128879652 gene encoding zinc finger protein 569-like, translated as MEVSKNEQLAETYEKIYGDECRICLKRAVEICELFRNGDAILRKLMAVASVQVEEGDGLPPVICLPCNQRLDASYNFKCQIQNSDEKLRQLLKFKSPSNDSVSSESIVKAIIADVISSVISSEKENNERQEICSTNFCPDNFCFTKDETPFCLNSERNLFCYERESQSQLSNAEQKQHMENITVYKNLLEDSVKQINSVKQEELSLFDEHMVHNKVIDPVRQINSIKEEELSLFNEHVEQNKNVLFNSDVNNIEISDNTHILEEPSRTDGTQDDEEKPLISRTTRLHCTQCIKSFRTKVALQRHASVHKRKTKLRYVCYICDKQYATLAKVKNHVAMCHEAHDRKENIQDKRISYEQDKGIASIKDKRNNNAREKRVKMQKNDESSKEQRKSLKFTCKVCSKQFTYQKSFVTHAKSHPEYKEELVDSYQYPVKERSVETVEEEEDEEEEENEEEDEDDEDENLPTESLQCTQCGKLFATKRNLKRHLSTHSGLKYTCGTCGKGFSRVDKLKDHEQSKHKAEIFESSDLDDRDDMDSINRGDCLERRKKDSYNRPHKCAMCPKSFAQAQSLANHMERHSRVKETQKRFLCEVCSKCFAQSGSLVAHMRTHTGVKPYVCNVCSRAFTKSTYLQLHLRTHSGEKPYICQYCSRAFARANTLARHITMHTGEAKYHCNICTKSFRRLTSLNEHTYTHTGQRPYACKICTKRYNNAGSLYAHRKKCKAQQISNTGFTVTVENPIQAQDVNIPQVLIYSQRKLVEDTNVGQVPPQPQYMIANVHNQKSLEANIIQPFTVEDPNVYTINSKQFKNPYYTIYPNM; from the exons ATGGAAGTTTCAAAAAACGAGCAGTTAGCTGAAACGTACGAGAAGATTTATGGAGATGAATGtcgtatttgtttaaaaagggCTGTAGAAATTTGTGAACTATTTCGAAATGGGGACGCTATCCTCCGTAAACTTATGGCCGTTGCTTCCGTACAG GTAGAAGAAGGAGATGGATTACCCCCAGTGATTTGTTTGCCTTGTAATCAACGTTTGGATGCatcttataattttaaatgtcagATACAAAATTCGGATGAAAAGTTGCGTCAACTTCTCAAATTCAAGTCTCCTTCCAATGATTCTGTTAGCAGTGAAAGCATAGTCAAAGCTATAATTGCTGACGTGATATCTAGTGTAATATCCTCtgaaaaggaaaacaatgAAAGGCAAGAAATTTGTTCTACAAATTTCTGTCCCGACAacttttgttttacaaaaGATGAAACTCCTTTCTGCTTAAACTCAGAAAGGAACTTATTTTGTTATGAGAGAGAATCACAGAGTCAATTAAGTAATGCAGAACAAAAGCAACACATGGAAAATATTACTGtttataaaaacttgttaGAGGATTCTGTGAAACAAATTAACTCTGTTAAACAAGAAGAATTGTCTCTATTTGATGAACACATGGTCCACAATAAAGTAATAGATCCTGTGAgacaaattaattcgattaaggAAGAAGAATTATCTTTATTCAATGAACACGtagagcaaaataaaaatgttttatttaatagtgatgtaaataacattgaaatatcAGACAATACACATATTTTAGAAGAGCCATCAAGAACAGATGGTACACAAGATGACGAAGAAAAGCCTTTGATATCACGTACAACTAGATTACACTGTACACAGTGTATTAAATCCTTCCGTACGAAAGTAGCGTTACAGAGGCATGCTAGCGTACATAAACGAAAAACTAAGTTACGATACGTTTGCTACATTTGCGATAAACAGTATGCAACTCTTGCAAAAGTGAAAAATCATGTTGCTATGTGTCATGAGGCACACGACAGgaaggaaaatattcaagataaGAGAATCAGTTATGAACAAGACAAAGGAATAGCAAGcataaaagataaaagaaataataatgctaGA gaaaaaagagtaaaaatgcaaaaaaatgaCGAGTCTTCAAAGGAACAAcgaaaaagtttaaaatttacgtGTAAAGTATGTTCGAAACAATTTACCTATCAGAAATCTTTTGTAACACATGCTAAAAGTCATCCAGAGTATAAAGAAGAACTAGTTGATTCCTATCAGTATCCAGTGAAAGAGAGGTCTGTAGAAACtgttgaagaagaagaagatgaagaagaagaagaaaatgaagaagaagacgaagatgACGAGGATGAAAATCTTCCCACTGAGAGTCTACAGTGTACTCAATGTGGAAAATTATTTGCTACAAAGAGAAATCTCAAGAGGCATCTTTCTACGCATAGTGGATTAAAGTATACTTGTGGGACTTGTGGTAAAGGATTTTCAAGAGTAGATAAGTTAAAAGACCATGAACAATCAAAACATAAGgctgaaatatttgaaagctCTGATTTAGATGATAGGGATGACATGGACAGTATAAACAGGGGAGATTGTTTagagaggagaaaaaaa GATTCCTACAACAGACCACACAAATGTGCAATGTGCCCCAAATCATTTGCACAGGCTCAGTCTCTAGCAAATCACATGGAACGTCATTCGCGAGTCAAAGAAACTCAAAAGAGGTTCCTTTGTGAAGTTTGCAGCAAATGCTTTGCACAGAGTGGCTCTCTTGTTGCACACATGCGTACACATACGGGAGTCAAACCATATGTTTGTAACGTATGCAGTAGAGCTTTTACAAAGAGCACTTATTTACAGTTGCACCTGCGTACGCATAGCGGGGAAAAGCCTTACATTTGTCAGTATTGCAGCAGAGCCTTCGCCCGTGCAAATACATTGGCGCGACACATAACGATGCACACAGGAGAAGCGAAATatcattgtaatatttgtacaaagtcATTTAGAAGACTGACCTCGTTAAATGAACACACGTACACGCACACTGGCCAAAGACCATACGCGtgcaaaatttgtacaaagaGATATAATAATGCTGGATCACTTTACGCGCATAGAAAGAAATGTAAGGCGCAGCAGATATCTAATACTGGATTTACGGTTACCGTGGAAAATCCTATACAGGCACAGGATGTAAATATCCCACAAGTCTTGATTTATTCGCAAAGAAAGTTGGTGGAGGACACAAACGTTGGACAAGTTCCGCCTCAACCGCAATATATGATCGCGAATGTGCACAATCAAAAGAGTTTGGAAGCGAATATTATTCAACCGTTTACGGTGGAAGACCCAAATGTTTATACGATTAATTCAAAGCAATTTAAGAACccctattatacaatttatccAAATATGTAA
- the LOC128879654 gene encoding bestrophin-4-like isoform X1 translates to MTVSYQSQIANSTRGGFTRLLFMWKGSLYKLIYKELLLFLFLFAALSTIYRQILNSKQKKNFEQIVIYCDKFINLIPLSFVLGFYVSYIAQRWWQQYQAIPWPDKVMHLIALYVTGNDEYSRILRRALMRYLNLSLILVLRSISSAVKKRFPTLEHVVEFGFMTPLELELFLAVPSSEFNTYWIPCTWFINLLKEARQKQRIPDHQGLKLIMEEFNEFRTKCGLLWSFDWISIPLVYTQVVTLATYSFFAVALLARQHIDGQEKQFQLHIDVYIPIFTILQFFFFVGLLKVAEQLINPFGDDDEDFELNWIIDRHTKVSYLGVDTLMNRCPPLVKDMYFDDENLILPYTEAAAAYKKKTYRGSVANMTIPEDKQTMFLPDVIEEDEEVVKQSLHTSNISLATHNDTLPCNTGQISQHPDTPTKTDQSCPETILQFDIQEPLTRHDQVDQGTGVITGAMKKFSSLTKHSTSRIDLTRKPFFTVTKSPKVILQPSSSTSNVSRPMRQIVDTPIVYAGDISPWKEYRPSALCPPSLDVLIADHPPDIDTNTNDSPHSDTCQCECHHVGASHLQLSETNVPTLVQPTPRLKSPKFLVRRHKSMEVTKKKGIQWKQIMKPLHRRTSYEAPSPVEEVLCQTRSSPNLKHLERDSEDIIKDKRDDDINSTDKGKQD, encoded by the exons ATGACGGTCTCGTACCAGTCTCAAATCGCTAACTCCACAAGAGGTGGATTCACCAGACTCCTGTTCATGTGGAAAGGTTCACTCTACAAACTCATCTATAAAGAACTATTGCTGTTTTTATTCCTTTTCGCTGCACTATCTACCATTTACCGGCAAATACTTAATTccaaacaaaaaaa GAACTTTGaacaaattgttatttactgcgacaaatttattaatttaattccattaaGTTTCGTACTTGGATTCTATGTGTCCTACATTGCACAAAGGTGGTGGCAACAATACCAAGCGATACCTTGGCCGGACAA AGTGATGCATTTAATTGCGTTATACGTTACGGGGAACGATGAATATAGTCGTATACTTCGAAGAGCGCTCATGCGTTATTTAAATCTTTCCTTAATACTCGTTTTACGATCGATCAGTTCGGCAGTGAAAAAACGATTTCCTACGCTCGAACACGTTGTTGAGTttg GATTTATGACACCATTAGAATTGGAATTGTTTTTGGCTGTACCAAGTTCAGAGTTTAACACTTATTGGATCCCTTGCACCTGGTTCATCAATCTTCTAAAAGAAGCACGTCAAAAGCAAAGAATTCCTGACCATCAgggattaaaattaattatggaG gaatttaatgaatttcgcACAAAATGTGGCCTCCTATGGAGTTTTGATTGGATATCTATTCCATTAGTTTACACACAAGTAGTGACACTGGCAACATATAGTTTCTTTGCCGTTGCTTTACTAGCTCGCCAACACATTGATGGCCAAGAAAAACAATTCCAATTGCATATCGATGTTTATATACCCATTTTcacaattttgcaattcttcttctttgttgGATTGCTAAAG GTAGctgaacaattaattaatcccTTTGGTGATGATGACGAGGACTTTGAATTAAATTGGATAATCGATCGTCACACTAAG GTATCGTATCTTGGAGTGGATACTCTCATGAATCGATGTCCACCGTTGGTGAAAGACATGTACTTCGACGATGAAAATCTGATTCTACCATACACAGAGGCAGCTGCTgcttataaaaagaaaacataccGTGGTAGCGTGGCAAATATGAC AATTCCCGAAGATAAGCAAACCATGTTCCTACCAGATGTTATAGAAGAAGACGAGGAAGTTGTAAAGCAGTCACTTCATACATCAAATATAAGTTTAGCTACTCACAATGATACCCTGCCGTGCAACACGGg CCAGATCAGCCAGCACCCTGATACACCTACGAAGACTGATCAAAGTTGTCCTgagacaattttacaatttgatATTCAAGAACCATTAACGCGACACGACCAAGTGGATCAGGGAACTGGAGTTATAACAGGAGCTATGAAGAAGTTTTCATCTTTAACGAAACATTCGACGTCACGGATCGATCTGACTAGAAAACCATTTTTTACAGTGACGAAAAGTCCCAAGGTCATTCTACAACCCTCGTCTAGTACGTCTAACGTGTCAAGACCAATGAGACAAATCGTAGATACGCCTATAGTGTATGCTGGTGACATTAGCCCATGGAAAGAATACAGACCAAGTGCTCTGTGTCCACCCTCGTTAGATGTTTTAATTGCAGATCATCCACCTGATATTGATACGAACACAAATGACAGTCCTCATTCGGACACGTGTCAGTGTGAGTGTCATCATGTCGGTGCGTCTCATTTACAACTCTCAGAAACAAACGTACCAACTTTAGTACAACCTACACCGCGGTTGAAGAGTCCTAAGTTTCTTGTGAGGAGGCATAAGTCAATGGAAGTTACTAAAAAGAAAGGCATTCAGTGGAAACAAATTATGAAACCACTACACAGAAGAACATCATACGAGGCTCCATCACCTGTTGAAGAAGTCTTGTGTCAAACGAGGAGCTCGCcgaatttgaaacatttagaGAGGGATTCCGAAGATATAATCAAAGACAAACGTGATGATGATATTAATTCCACTGATAAAGGGAAACAAgactaa
- the LOC128879655 gene encoding RNA polymerase II-associated protein 3 isoform X2: MSKEELEKAHRMAVKYKNQGNIFVQQQKWVEAIGSYNQAIKTFPYDAVFYANRALCQLKLDNLCSAESDCSAAIQLDETYVKAYHRRATARMNLKQYKEAKQDLEKVLKLEPSNKEAKLLLAQIESKIQASSSASTSKENTEKLSEKSSVEKLIGEKMWSSTKSSTKTTNIKDVKDSKEGEKDENSKDLKHIEKDTIVNIQNTTMKYKERDPRIPDWLPEKDDVAVIEPVKRPPHLRSKKSLLRIPVEEVEFSTIQYCCTSKETACNEYKPVQLKKICGNDTYIPICLPEKDDVAVIEPVNRPPHLLSKDSLTKISVEEVEFSTIHNKERTTSNKRKPVQLEKISTDDNFKIESCIKVSESVENVNNIPPVPRTAVQFVTNWKTNKSSEFRYKYLKQLTRNSLPLIFQNSMESDIFSEILEVLKLEFIKRRESIYAYLKDLSEVKRFRALIMFISNDEKRSLKDFFEYCKVVENISFEEIEALQEKYEISK; the protein is encoded by the exons ATGTCTAAAGAAGAATTAGAAAAGGCACATAGAATGgcagtaaaatataaaaatcagggcaatatttttgtacagcAACAAAAATGGGTCGAAGCAATTGGAAGTTATAATCAGGCTATTAAAACTTTTCCATATGATGCTGTGTTTTATGCAAATCGTGCACtttgtcaattaaaattagataA ctTATGTTCTGCTGAATCAGATTGTTCAGCAGCAATACAATTGGATGAAACTTACGTAAAAGCTTACCATAGGAGAGCAACAGctagaatgaatttaaaacagTACAAAGAAGCCAAACAAGACTtggaaaaagttttaaaattagaaCCTTCTAATAAAGAAGCAAAGCTGCTACTTGCACAAATTGAGAGCAAGATACAAGCTTCCAGT TCAGCTAGTACATCGAAAGAGAATACAGAGAAATTATCTGAGAAATCTTCAGTTGAAAAACTGATTGGTGAAAAAATGTGGTCCAGTACTAAATCAAGTActaaaacaacaaatattaaagatgTCAAAGACAGTAAAGAGGGTGAAAAGGATGAGAATAGCAAGGATCTGAAACATATTGAGAAAGATACAATAGTTAACATACAAAATACTACtatgaaatataaagaaagagatccacGTATTCCTGATTGGTTACCAGAAAAAGATGATGTTGCTGTGATAGAACCTGTTAAAAGACCACCTCACTTACGTTCAAAG AAGTCGTTACTAAGAATACCAGTTGAAGAAGTCGAATTTAGTACTATTCAATACTGCTGTACCAGCAAAGAAACAGCATGTAATGAATACAAACCTGTAcagttaaagaaaatttgtggAAATGATACATATATTCCTATTTGTTTACCCGAGAAAGATGATGTTGCTGTAATAGAACCTGTTAATAGGCCACCTCATTTACTTTCAAAA GATTctctaacaaaaatatcagttGAAGAAGTAGAATTTAGTACTATTCATAACAAAGAACGAACAACGTCTAACAAACGTAAACCAGTACAGTTGGAGAAAATTAGCACAGATGATAATTTTAAGATTGAGAGTTGTATTAAAGTTTCTGAATCTgtagaaaatgttaataatatccCTCCAGTTCCTAGAACAGCTGTACAGTTTGTAACAAATTGGAAGACGAACAAATCGTCAGAATTTAGATACAAGTATTTAAAG CAATTAACCAGGAACAGTTTGCccctaatatttcaaaactcTATGGAATCCGATATCTTCAGTGAAATATTAGAAGTTTTAAAgttagaatttataaaaagaaggGAGTCCATATACGCTTATTTAAAAGATCTTAGTGAAGTTAAGCGGTTTAGAGCTCTTATTATGTTTATTAGCAACGATGAAAAAAGAA GTTTAAAAGACTTTTTTGAATATTGCAAAGTAGTTGAGAATATAtcttttgaagaaattgaagctttgcaagaaaaatatgaaatttcaaaataa
- the LOC128879655 gene encoding RNA polymerase II-associated protein 3 isoform X1 gives MDKSIFMQKQVKDNAEDLQKEFLDMKNWEQQMKSKDEELRKEMYGEASLPPIRSKNRSKTKVVPTKQNGSNIKSKRIKSYDHSAWDKFDADEACKNIDKAEQSNDSEDEIMSKEELEKAHRMAVKYKNQGNIFVQQQKWVEAIGSYNQAIKTFPYDAVFYANRALCQLKLDNLCSAESDCSAAIQLDETYVKAYHRRATARMNLKQYKEAKQDLEKVLKLEPSNKEAKLLLAQIESKIQASSSASTSKENTEKLSEKSSVEKLIGEKMWSSTKSSTKTTNIKDVKDSKEGEKDENSKDLKHIEKDTIVNIQNTTMKYKERDPRIPDWLPEKDDVAVIEPVKRPPHLRSKKSLLRIPVEEVEFSTIQYCCTSKETACNEYKPVQLKKICGNDTYIPICLPEKDDVAVIEPVNRPPHLLSKDSLTKISVEEVEFSTIHNKERTTSNKRKPVQLEKISTDDNFKIESCIKVSESVENVNNIPPVPRTAVQFVTNWKTNKSSEFRYKYLKQLTRNSLPLIFQNSMESDIFSEILEVLKLEFIKRRESIYAYLKDLSEVKRFRALIMFISNDEKRSLKDFFEYCKVVENISFEEIEALQEKYEISK, from the exons ATggataaatcaatttttatgcaaaagcAAGTGAAAGACAATGCAGAAgatttacaaaaagaatttcttgatatgaaaaattgggaacaacaaatgaaaagtaaaGATGAAGAGCTAAGGAAAGAAATGTATGGCGAG GCATCTTTACCACCAATAAGAAGCAAAAATAGAAGTAAAACAAAAGTGGTTCCTACAAAACAAAATGGATCTAATATTAAGtctaaaagaattaaatcgtATGATCATTCTGCTTGGGATAAATTTGATGCA GATGAGGcatgtaaaaatatagataaagCAGAGCAATCAAATGATTCAGAGGATGAAATAATGTCTAAAGAAGAATTAGAAAAGGCACATAGAATGgcagtaaaatataaaaatcagggcaatatttttgtacagcAACAAAAATGGGTCGAAGCAATTGGAAGTTATAATCAGGCTATTAAAACTTTTCCATATGATGCTGTGTTTTATGCAAATCGTGCACtttgtcaattaaaattagataA ctTATGTTCTGCTGAATCAGATTGTTCAGCAGCAATACAATTGGATGAAACTTACGTAAAAGCTTACCATAGGAGAGCAACAGctagaatgaatttaaaacagTACAAAGAAGCCAAACAAGACTtggaaaaagttttaaaattagaaCCTTCTAATAAAGAAGCAAAGCTGCTACTTGCACAAATTGAGAGCAAGATACAAGCTTCCAGT TCAGCTAGTACATCGAAAGAGAATACAGAGAAATTATCTGAGAAATCTTCAGTTGAAAAACTGATTGGTGAAAAAATGTGGTCCAGTACTAAATCAAGTActaaaacaacaaatattaaagatgTCAAAGACAGTAAAGAGGGTGAAAAGGATGAGAATAGCAAGGATCTGAAACATATTGAGAAAGATACAATAGTTAACATACAAAATACTACtatgaaatataaagaaagagatccacGTATTCCTGATTGGTTACCAGAAAAAGATGATGTTGCTGTGATAGAACCTGTTAAAAGACCACCTCACTTACGTTCAAAG AAGTCGTTACTAAGAATACCAGTTGAAGAAGTCGAATTTAGTACTATTCAATACTGCTGTACCAGCAAAGAAACAGCATGTAATGAATACAAACCTGTAcagttaaagaaaatttgtggAAATGATACATATATTCCTATTTGTTTACCCGAGAAAGATGATGTTGCTGTAATAGAACCTGTTAATAGGCCACCTCATTTACTTTCAAAA GATTctctaacaaaaatatcagttGAAGAAGTAGAATTTAGTACTATTCATAACAAAGAACGAACAACGTCTAACAAACGTAAACCAGTACAGTTGGAGAAAATTAGCACAGATGATAATTTTAAGATTGAGAGTTGTATTAAAGTTTCTGAATCTgtagaaaatgttaataatatccCTCCAGTTCCTAGAACAGCTGTACAGTTTGTAACAAATTGGAAGACGAACAAATCGTCAGAATTTAGATACAAGTATTTAAAG CAATTAACCAGGAACAGTTTGCccctaatatttcaaaactcTATGGAATCCGATATCTTCAGTGAAATATTAGAAGTTTTAAAgttagaatttataaaaagaaggGAGTCCATATACGCTTATTTAAAAGATCTTAGTGAAGTTAAGCGGTTTAGAGCTCTTATTATGTTTATTAGCAACGATGAAAAAAGAA GTTTAAAAGACTTTTTTGAATATTGCAAAGTAGTTGAGAATATAtcttttgaagaaattgaagctttgcaagaaaaatatgaaatttcaaaataa
- the LOC128879654 gene encoding bestrophin-2-like isoform X2 has product MESNLKCNRNSSTFLMNFEQIVIYCDKFINLIPLSFVLGFYVSYIAQRWWQQYQAIPWPDKVMHLIALYVTGNDEYSRILRRALMRYLNLSLILVLRSISSAVKKRFPTLEHVVEFGFMTPLELELFLAVPSSEFNTYWIPCTWFINLLKEARQKQRIPDHQGLKLIMEEFNEFRTKCGLLWSFDWISIPLVYTQVVTLATYSFFAVALLARQHIDGQEKQFQLHIDVYIPIFTILQFFFFVGLLKVAEQLINPFGDDDEDFELNWIIDRHTKVSYLGVDTLMNRCPPLVKDMYFDDENLILPYTEAAAAYKKKTYRGSVANMTIPEDKQTMFLPDVIEEDEEVVKQSLHTSNISLATHNDTLPCNTGQISQHPDTPTKTDQSCPETILQFDIQEPLTRHDQVDQGTGVITGAMKKFSSLTKHSTSRIDLTRKPFFTVTKSPKVILQPSSSTSNVSRPMRQIVDTPIVYAGDISPWKEYRPSALCPPSLDVLIADHPPDIDTNTNDSPHSDTCQCECHHVGASHLQLSETNVPTLVQPTPRLKSPKFLVRRHKSMEVTKKKGIQWKQIMKPLHRRTSYEAPSPVEEVLCQTRSSPNLKHLERDSEDIIKDKRDDDINSTDKGKQD; this is encoded by the exons ATGGAATCGAATCTTAAATGCAACAGAAATTCATCAACTTTTTTAAT GAACTTTGaacaaattgttatttactgcgacaaatttattaatttaattccattaaGTTTCGTACTTGGATTCTATGTGTCCTACATTGCACAAAGGTGGTGGCAACAATACCAAGCGATACCTTGGCCGGACAA AGTGATGCATTTAATTGCGTTATACGTTACGGGGAACGATGAATATAGTCGTATACTTCGAAGAGCGCTCATGCGTTATTTAAATCTTTCCTTAATACTCGTTTTACGATCGATCAGTTCGGCAGTGAAAAAACGATTTCCTACGCTCGAACACGTTGTTGAGTttg GATTTATGACACCATTAGAATTGGAATTGTTTTTGGCTGTACCAAGTTCAGAGTTTAACACTTATTGGATCCCTTGCACCTGGTTCATCAATCTTCTAAAAGAAGCACGTCAAAAGCAAAGAATTCCTGACCATCAgggattaaaattaattatggaG gaatttaatgaatttcgcACAAAATGTGGCCTCCTATGGAGTTTTGATTGGATATCTATTCCATTAGTTTACACACAAGTAGTGACACTGGCAACATATAGTTTCTTTGCCGTTGCTTTACTAGCTCGCCAACACATTGATGGCCAAGAAAAACAATTCCAATTGCATATCGATGTTTATATACCCATTTTcacaattttgcaattcttcttctttgttgGATTGCTAAAG GTAGctgaacaattaattaatcccTTTGGTGATGATGACGAGGACTTTGAATTAAATTGGATAATCGATCGTCACACTAAG GTATCGTATCTTGGAGTGGATACTCTCATGAATCGATGTCCACCGTTGGTGAAAGACATGTACTTCGACGATGAAAATCTGATTCTACCATACACAGAGGCAGCTGCTgcttataaaaagaaaacataccGTGGTAGCGTGGCAAATATGAC AATTCCCGAAGATAAGCAAACCATGTTCCTACCAGATGTTATAGAAGAAGACGAGGAAGTTGTAAAGCAGTCACTTCATACATCAAATATAAGTTTAGCTACTCACAATGATACCCTGCCGTGCAACACGGg CCAGATCAGCCAGCACCCTGATACACCTACGAAGACTGATCAAAGTTGTCCTgagacaattttacaatttgatATTCAAGAACCATTAACGCGACACGACCAAGTGGATCAGGGAACTGGAGTTATAACAGGAGCTATGAAGAAGTTTTCATCTTTAACGAAACATTCGACGTCACGGATCGATCTGACTAGAAAACCATTTTTTACAGTGACGAAAAGTCCCAAGGTCATTCTACAACCCTCGTCTAGTACGTCTAACGTGTCAAGACCAATGAGACAAATCGTAGATACGCCTATAGTGTATGCTGGTGACATTAGCCCATGGAAAGAATACAGACCAAGTGCTCTGTGTCCACCCTCGTTAGATGTTTTAATTGCAGATCATCCACCTGATATTGATACGAACACAAATGACAGTCCTCATTCGGACACGTGTCAGTGTGAGTGTCATCATGTCGGTGCGTCTCATTTACAACTCTCAGAAACAAACGTACCAACTTTAGTACAACCTACACCGCGGTTGAAGAGTCCTAAGTTTCTTGTGAGGAGGCATAAGTCAATGGAAGTTACTAAAAAGAAAGGCATTCAGTGGAAACAAATTATGAAACCACTACACAGAAGAACATCATACGAGGCTCCATCACCTGTTGAAGAAGTCTTGTGTCAAACGAGGAGCTCGCcgaatttgaaacatttagaGAGGGATTCCGAAGATATAATCAAAGACAAACGTGATGATGATATTAATTCCACTGATAAAGGGAAACAAgactaa